One window from the genome of Myxococcales bacterium encodes:
- the acs gene encoding acetate--CoA ligase: protein MTEIESHLHELRTFPPPPSFAAKARVDAASGAALRELAATDLNKYWRSVAQHLYWERVPTQIATYTPGAFHDATWFADGTTNLAYNCLDRHIAAGLGGKRALIWEGEPGDSREFTYDQLFAEVAKASNALVALGVTRNDAVAIYMPQVPEAMIAMLACTRLGVMYTVVFGGFSSTALGDRMVDCDAKFVITADGGYRRGAALDLKSAVDAAVADLDVKHVLVVKRTGAACNMKAGRDVWWHDVVGAASAEHKPVWLPSEHPLFTLYTSGSTGKPKGLVHTTGGYMVAAYQSTKLVFDMRDDDIYWCTADIGWITGHTYVTYGPLLNAATVFIYEGGPMHPTPARFWQMIEKWKVSIFYTAPTAIRAFMRTGVDHVKAHSLASLRLLGSVGEPINPEAWMWYHEHIGGGRCPIVDTWWQTETGSIMISPLPGEIATKPGSATKPLPGIAAVVAHKDGTLAAPNEGGYLAVTAPWPSMARTIRGDHQRFIDTYFKDIPGMYFAGDGARQDADGYLWVLGRVDDVLNVSGHRLSTMEVESAVVSHMSVAEAAVVGRPDELKGQGIVVFVTPKQGVVADDALATAIRAKVVAEIGALARPDEIRFTESLPKTRSGKIMRRLLREIASGKGVAGDVTTLEDQASLERLAQSYQHED, encoded by the coding sequence ATGACCGAAATCGAGTCCCACCTACACGAGCTGCGGACGTTTCCGCCGCCACCCTCATTTGCCGCCAAAGCGCGCGTCGATGCCGCCTCGGGCGCCGCCTTGCGCGAGCTCGCCGCCACCGACCTCAACAAGTATTGGCGCAGCGTCGCGCAGCATCTCTACTGGGAGCGCGTGCCGACCCAAATCGCCACCTACACCCCGGGTGCGTTTCACGACGCCACGTGGTTTGCCGACGGCACCACCAACCTCGCCTACAACTGCCTCGACCGCCACATCGCCGCAGGGCTGGGAGGCAAGCGCGCGTTGATCTGGGAAGGCGAGCCGGGCGACAGCCGCGAGTTTACCTACGACCAACTCTTTGCGGAGGTCGCCAAGGCGTCCAATGCCTTGGTGGCGCTGGGCGTAACGCGCAACGATGCCGTCGCGATCTATATGCCGCAGGTGCCCGAGGCGATGATCGCGATGCTGGCGTGTACGCGGCTCGGCGTCATGTACACGGTGGTGTTTGGCGGCTTTTCGTCGACCGCGCTGGGCGATCGCATGGTCGACTGCGACGCCAAGTTTGTCATCACGGCCGACGGCGGCTATCGCCGAGGGGCCGCGCTCGATCTCAAGAGCGCCGTCGATGCCGCGGTCGCCGACCTCGACGTCAAACATGTGCTGGTGGTCAAGCGCACCGGCGCCGCTTGCAACATGAAGGCGGGGCGCGATGTGTGGTGGCACGACGTCGTCGGCGCCGCGAGCGCCGAGCACAAGCCGGTGTGGCTGCCGTCCGAACATCCGTTGTTTACGCTTTACACCAGCGGCAGCACCGGCAAGCCCAAGGGCCTGGTGCACACCACCGGCGGCTATATGGTCGCGGCCTACCAATCGACCAAGCTCGTGTTCGACATGCGCGACGACGACATTTATTGGTGCACCGCCGACATCGGCTGGATCACCGGTCACACCTATGTCACCTATGGGCCGCTGCTCAACGCCGCCACGGTCTTCATCTATGAGGGCGGGCCGATGCATCCCACCCCAGCGCGTTTTTGGCAGATGATCGAAAAATGGAAGGTGTCGATTTTCTACACCGCACCCACCGCCATTCGCGCCTTCATGCGCACCGGCGTCGACCACGTCAAGGCGCACTCGCTGGCGTCGTTGCGCCTGCTAGGCAGCGTCGGCGAGCCAATTAATCCCGAAGCGTGGATGTGGTACCACGAGCACATCGGCGGCGGCCGTTGCCCGATCGTCGACACCTGGTGGCAAACCGAAACCGGCAGCATCATGATCTCGCCGCTCCCAGGCGAAATCGCGACCAAGCCCGGCTCGGCGACCAAGCCGCTGCCGGGTATCGCGGCCGTAGTTGCGCACAAAGACGGCACGCTGGCGGCGCCCAACGAAGGCGGCTACCTCGCGGTGACCGCGCCGTGGCCGTCGATGGCGCGCACCATTCGCGGCGATCATCAGCGCTTCATTGACACGTACTTCAAAGACATCCCCGGCATGTATTTTGCCGGCGATGGCGCGCGGCAAGATGCAGATGGCTATCTGTGGGTACTCGGCCGCGTCGACGACGTCCTCAACGTCTCGGGGCATCGCCTCAGCACCATGGAAGTCGAAAGCGCGGTGGTCTCGCACATGTCGGTGGCTGAGGCCGCCGTGGTCGGTCGCCCCGACGAACTCAAAGGGCAGGGCATCGTTGTGTTTGTCACGCCCAAGCAAGGCGTGGTCGCCGACGACGCGCTCGCCACCGCCATTCGCGCCAAAGTCGTCGCCGAAATCGGCGCGCTGGCACGGCCCGACGAGATTCGCTTCACCGAATCGCTGCCCAAGACGCGCTCGGGCAAGATCATGCGCCGCCTGCTGCGCGAAATCGCCAGCGGCAAGGGCGTCGCCGGCGACGTCACCACGCTCGAAGACCAGGCCTCGCTCGAGCGCCTCGCCCAGTCGTATCAGCACGAAGATTAG
- a CDS encoding U32 family peptidase — translation MTTTPRKPEVLAPAGGREQLFAALATGADAIYFGLQEGFNARARASNFAIAELPEIMSVIHRGNARGFVTFNTLVFESELATAAGLLIALDAAGVDAVIVQDPAVALLARALDLSLEVHGSTQMTVASPLAANLVKGLGLSRVVVPRELSVADIAAYAAGTDVELEVFIHGALCVSWSGQCLTSESWGGRSANRGQCAQSCRLPYELQVDGQARALGDVQYLLSPQDLAGIDVVPALAEIGVASLKIEGRQKDANYVATAVTAYRHAVDGAAAARDEDVAAMAMAYSRGFSPGFFAGANHQALVVGKVPRHRGVYLGTVRRIERELVLVDEQPASGETIPGRDNGLMPRISPIAGQGVVFDSHEGQAAETGGPIFDAFVAGPGQWALRFGKPGPELTRVKPGAEVWITSAPAVEKQSRADVARGQKPLGRLPVAVDVRGAAGAPLVARASVDGGATWVSASSTSALAAATGAGLATEVLRDKLGKFGGTDFHLGQFVAEVEAGLHVPVSEINAMRRELTTQLEAAMVDGPRRPAPAQTVEIALASLRAELAGAEPVATTPQLVVMCRNDAQLDAAIAAGATHVEIDWMEFVGMGAAVAKARAAGLAVGIATVRIQKPGDEKLDQRIAKLAPDWVLVRSWGSLAFFRDLPVSDRPVLHGDYSLNITNSLTAAWVLQAGLATYTPSHDLDVEQLTALLTATGGACATVTLHHHIPTFHTEHCVYAHLLSKGADYKTCGRPCEAHQVSLKDRTGLVHPVVVDVACRNTVFNAQAQSAPRVLETLRPLGLARVRVELVRETGEQAQTVIAAYQALLAGTINAQEVLRRVSAHEQFGVTRGTMNTMKMLNVLA, via the coding sequence ATGACGACGACGCCACGCAAGCCCGAGGTCCTCGCCCCCGCAGGTGGGCGCGAGCAACTTTTCGCGGCACTCGCCACCGGTGCCGACGCGATTTATTTTGGCCTGCAGGAGGGCTTCAACGCGCGGGCGCGGGCCAGTAACTTTGCAATCGCTGAGCTGCCCGAAATCATGAGCGTCATCCACCGCGGCAACGCGCGCGGCTTTGTTACCTTTAATACGCTGGTCTTCGAGAGCGAGCTCGCCACCGCGGCGGGGTTGCTTATCGCGCTGGACGCCGCCGGCGTCGACGCGGTCATTGTGCAAGACCCGGCGGTCGCGCTGCTGGCACGCGCACTCGACCTTTCGCTTGAGGTGCATGGCTCGACGCAGATGACGGTCGCCAGCCCGCTCGCCGCTAATCTGGTGAAGGGGCTCGGGCTCTCGCGCGTCGTGGTGCCGCGCGAGCTCTCGGTCGCCGACATCGCGGCCTATGCCGCGGGCACGGATGTGGAACTCGAAGTATTTATCCACGGCGCGCTGTGCGTTTCGTGGAGCGGGCAATGCCTCACCAGCGAATCGTGGGGCGGGCGCTCGGCCAATCGCGGGCAATGCGCGCAATCGTGTCGCCTGCCGTATGAGCTGCAGGTCGATGGCCAGGCGCGCGCGCTGGGTGACGTCCAGTATTTGCTTAGCCCGCAAGACTTGGCGGGCATCGACGTCGTGCCGGCGCTGGCGGAAATCGGCGTTGCCAGCCTAAAAATCGAAGGCCGGCAAAAAGACGCCAACTATGTCGCGACCGCGGTGACGGCCTATCGCCACGCCGTCGATGGCGCGGCGGCGGCGCGCGATGAAGACGTCGCCGCGATGGCGATGGCGTACTCGCGCGGGTTTTCGCCGGGCTTTTTTGCCGGCGCCAATCATCAGGCGTTGGTGGTGGGCAAGGTGCCGCGGCATCGCGGCGTGTACCTGGGCACGGTGCGACGCATTGAGCGCGAGCTGGTGCTGGTCGACGAACAGCCGGCGAGCGGCGAGACAATTCCGGGCCGCGACAATGGCCTGATGCCGCGCATCTCGCCGATCGCAGGGCAAGGCGTGGTGTTTGATTCGCATGAAGGCCAGGCCGCGGAAACCGGCGGCCCAATTTTTGACGCCTTCGTCGCCGGCCCCGGGCAATGGGCACTGCGTTTTGGCAAGCCAGGCCCAGAGCTAACGCGCGTCAAGCCCGGCGCGGAAGTTTGGATTACGTCGGCGCCAGCCGTGGAAAAGCAGTCGCGCGCCGACGTCGCGCGCGGGCAAAAGCCGCTTGGGCGCCTGCCGGTGGCGGTTGACGTGCGTGGCGCGGCGGGTGCACCGCTGGTGGCGCGCGCTAGCGTCGACGGCGGGGCGACGTGGGTCAGCGCGAGTTCTACATCGGCGCTCGCCGCGGCGACCGGCGCAGGCCTGGCTACCGAGGTCTTGCGCGACAAGCTGGGCAAATTTGGCGGCACCGATTTTCATCTTGGACAGTTCGTCGCCGAGGTCGAAGCGGGCTTGCACGTGCCGGTTTCCGAAATCAATGCCATGCGTCGCGAGCTCACTACGCAGCTTGAGGCCGCGATGGTGGATGGACCTCGCCGCCCTGCCCCGGCGCAAACCGTCGAGATTGCCTTGGCGTCGCTGCGCGCCGAGCTGGCTGGCGCCGAACCTGTGGCGACAACGCCGCAGTTGGTCGTCATGTGCCGCAACGATGCGCAGCTCGACGCCGCGATCGCCGCCGGCGCGACGCATGTCGAAATCGACTGGATGGAATTTGTCGGCATGGGGGCCGCGGTGGCCAAGGCGCGCGCCGCGGGGCTGGCCGTTGGCATCGCCACCGTGCGCATCCAAAAGCCCGGCGACGAGAAGCTCGACCAGCGCATCGCCAAGCTCGCGCCCGACTGGGTGCTGGTGCGCAGCTGGGGTTCGCTGGCCTTTTTTCGCGACCTGCCCGTGTCCGATCGGCCGGTGCTACACGGCGACTATTCGCTCAACATCACCAACAGCCTTACCGCGGCGTGGGTGTTACAGGCGGGCCTTGCGACCTACACTCCGTCGCATGACCTAGATGTCGAGCAACTCACCGCGTTGCTCACCGCGACCGGCGGCGCCTGCGCCACCGTTACGTTGCATCACCACATCCCGACGTTTCACACCGAGCATTGCGTCTATGCGCATTTGCTATCAAAAGGCGCCGACTACAAGACCTGCGGCCGGCCGTGCGAAGCGCACCAAGTCTCGCTTAAAGATCGCACCGGCCTGGTGCACCCCGTCGTGGTCGACGTCGCTTGCCGAAACACCGTGTTCAACGCGCAGGCACAGTCGGCGCCGCGCGTGCTTGAGACCTTGCGCCCCCTTGGCCTGGCGCGCGTCCGCGTCGAGCTGGTGCGGGAAACCGGCGAGCAGGCGCAGACGGTGATCGCCGCCTATCAGGCGCTGCTGGCCGGGACGATAAACGCGCAAGAAGTGCTTCGGCGCGTCTCAGCCCACGAGCAGTTTGGTGTGACGCGCGGCACGATGAACACGATGAAGATGTTGAATGTGCTTGCCTAG